The Fibrobacter sp. UWB5 genome contains a region encoding:
- a CDS encoding glycosyltransferase family 8 protein, producing MIEIVLCTDDNYVMPTAVLMTSIAASNPDEQVHYNIISAGLSQKSKDALSRHLVNPSFGISFYTIDESYLKDCPIRRGEHVSIATYFRLLLPTILPKEIDKVLYMDGDIICLDSIKELWETPLENFSAAAAPDMRCNDIRVLNRLSFNRADDYFNAGVMLINLDWWRKNDIQNKSIKFISENRDICQFHDQDALNVVLHGTIQTLSIRFNLQEHFFEPFGNQFIDKVYLKDMEDAKVNAALIHYTGFKKPWHRECVNPLKSIWRHFYNKTEWKNKKLAYRYTGFRHIKYEVRTLFDKLGLIKSRNLYKGLDISHIEQELFKKIHG from the coding sequence ATGATAGAAATTGTACTCTGTACCGACGACAATTATGTCATGCCCACAGCGGTGCTGATGACATCTATTGCTGCATCCAACCCAGATGAGCAAGTTCACTACAATATCATTTCAGCGGGACTCAGCCAGAAATCAAAAGACGCCCTTTCAAGGCATCTCGTAAATCCTTCTTTCGGCATATCCTTCTACACCATCGATGAATCCTACCTGAAGGATTGCCCTATTCGCCGAGGCGAGCACGTTTCCATCGCCACATATTTCCGCTTGCTGCTCCCGACAATTCTGCCCAAGGAAATAGACAAAGTTCTCTACATGGACGGCGACATTATCTGCCTGGACTCCATCAAGGAACTATGGGAAACGCCTCTGGAAAATTTCTCTGCGGCAGCAGCACCGGACATGCGCTGCAACGACATACGAGTTTTAAACAGGCTTTCTTTCAATCGCGCGGACGATTATTTCAACGCCGGAGTCATGCTCATCAATCTTGACTGGTGGCGCAAAAACGACATACAGAACAAGTCCATCAAGTTCATTTCCGAAAATCGGGATATATGCCAATTCCACGACCAGGACGCCCTAAACGTCGTTTTGCACGGAACCATTCAGACATTGTCCATCCGGTTCAATCTCCAGGAACATTTCTTCGAGCCCTTCGGAAACCAGTTCATAGACAAGGTCTACCTCAAGGACATGGAAGATGCCAAGGTAAACGCGGCCCTAATTCACTACACGGGATTCAAGAAACCCTGGCATAGAGAATGCGTCAACCCCTTAAAATCCATCTGGCGTCATTTCTACAACAAGACCGAATGGAAAAACAAAAAGCTGGCTTACCGCTACACCGGATTCCGCCATATCAAATACGAAGTTCGCACCCTTTTCGATAAATTGGGATTAATAAAATCAAGAAACCTTTATAAAGGGCTTGACATTTCCCATATCGAGCAGGAATTATTCAAGAAAATACATGGCTAA
- a CDS encoding DUF4422 domain-containing protein encodes MLDESKIKILVCCHKPCPVPNQDWFLPIQVGAALSKQDLGFQKDNLANGEPCENISDKNPNYCELTALFWAWKNIRKIYPEIQYIGLNHYRRYFAFDEHRSTGSGIAKNISELDKYNLDKEKIEQWLSQGKIIIPPKAYLKTSVASAYEHAHISVDLRHLHDVIKELSPKFLDDFNNFFICNNFFYDCNMFIMPIDEFEKYCEWLFKILFEVEKRTNIEKYDSYQKRIFGFMSERLFTLWVLHNHYKTVSLNYFVYTENPAAQKKGIADLLHYYRIKIKRELGFFISKPRNKQAQEKYWIVP; translated from the coding sequence ATGCTCGACGAATCCAAAATAAAAATTCTCGTTTGCTGTCACAAGCCGTGTCCCGTCCCGAATCAAGACTGGTTTTTGCCCATCCAGGTCGGAGCGGCGCTGTCCAAACAGGATCTCGGCTTTCAAAAGGACAATCTCGCCAACGGGGAGCCCTGCGAGAACATCAGCGACAAGAACCCCAACTACTGCGAACTGACCGCCTTGTTCTGGGCATGGAAGAACATTCGTAAAATCTACCCGGAAATTCAGTATATAGGCCTAAACCATTACCGTCGCTACTTTGCATTCGACGAACACCGCTCCACTGGCAGCGGCATCGCCAAGAACATCAGCGAACTCGACAAGTACAATCTCGACAAAGAAAAGATTGAACAATGGCTTTCCCAGGGGAAAATCATCATTCCCCCAAAGGCATACCTCAAGACTTCGGTGGCCTCTGCTTATGAACACGCCCACATCAGCGTGGATCTCCGGCACCTCCACGATGTAATAAAAGAACTGTCCCCGAAATTTCTGGACGATTTTAACAACTTTTTCATTTGCAACAATTTCTTTTACGATTGCAACATGTTCATCATGCCTATCGACGAATTTGAGAAATATTGCGAATGGCTGTTCAAGATTCTCTTCGAAGTCGAAAAAAGAACGAACATTGAAAAATACGATTCCTACCAGAAGCGCATTTTCGGGTTCATGTCCGAACGTTTGTTCACGTTGTGGGTTCTGCACAACCACTACAAGACCGTAAGCCTAAATTACTTCGTCTATACGGAGAATCCCGCCGCACAAAAAAAGGGCATCGCCGACCTGCTCCACTACTACAGAATCAAAATCAAACGCGAACTGGGATTCTTCATATCCAAGCCCCGCAACAAGCAGGCCCAGGAAAAATACTGGATTGTTCCCTAA
- a CDS encoding phosphorylcholine transferase LicD, with product MGLDSKTKQPVPLSMAQLSILNIFKEIKPFLEKSSTPYYLLGGSLLGAVRHKGFIPWDDDIDIGIVREDYERFLETVSKNLPEHLELRSYRDESDHHYYFSRIVDTRYVLSREGSLVSRKENLWVDIFPLDGMPNNWLLRHIHMLRLLWVRFCYHVACFDKVNLKRPNRPLSERIIIAIVKNVHLGGHRDYKKWLVKLDKLLRKYKVKDSNWIVNFMGQYKFKEMFPKSYYGNGKLYTFENMQLMGPEDYDKVLTQMYGDYMKEPEDCDKNVHNAYFEEPQIELAHGRIA from the coding sequence ATGGGGCTTGATTCAAAAACAAAACAGCCTGTGCCTCTTTCGATGGCACAACTGTCTATTTTGAATATTTTCAAGGAAATTAAACCGTTCCTGGAAAAGAGTTCTACACCCTATTATCTTTTAGGGGGTTCCTTGTTGGGCGCTGTACGCCACAAGGGCTTTATTCCTTGGGACGACGATATCGATATCGGTATCGTTCGCGAAGATTACGAACGGTTCCTGGAAACGGTGTCTAAAAATCTGCCGGAACACCTGGAGTTGCGTTCTTACCGCGACGAGTCCGATCACCATTACTATTTCTCCCGAATCGTGGATACCCGCTATGTGCTGAGCCGCGAAGGGAGTCTGGTGTCGAGAAAGGAAAATCTCTGGGTTGATATTTTCCCGCTGGACGGCATGCCGAATAACTGGCTCCTGCGCCATATTCACATGCTTAGGCTCCTGTGGGTGCGCTTCTGCTACCATGTCGCCTGTTTTGACAAGGTGAACCTGAAACGCCCGAACAGACCTCTGTCTGAACGCATTATCATTGCGATTGTCAAGAACGTACACTTGGGCGGCCACCGCGACTACAAGAAGTGGCTGGTTAAACTCGACAAGTTGCTCCGCAAGTATAAAGTGAAGGATTCGAACTGGATCGTGAACTTTATGGGTCAGTACAAGTTCAAGGAAATGTTCCCGAAGTCCTATTACGGCAACGGCAAGCTTTACACCTTTGAGAACATGCAGTTGATGGGCCCTGAAGATTATGACAAGGTCTTGACGCAAATGTATGGCGACTACATGAAGGAACCTGAAGATTGCGACAAGAACGTGCATAATGCCTATTTTGAAGAGCCTCAGATCGAGCTAGCTCATGGCCGAATCGCTTAG
- the glf gene encoding UDP-galactopyranose mutase, which translates to MEHFDYLIVGSGLFGATFAHQATKAGKRCLVIDKRDHLGGNVYCESVEGINVHKYGAHIFHTSNKKVWDFVNSIVEFNRYTNSPVANYKGKLYNLPFNMNTFYQMWGVTTSAEAQSKIEEQKAEATAALNGREPANLEEQALTLVGKDIFEKLIKEYTEKQWGRSCKDLPAFIIKRLPVRFVFDNNYFNDKYQGIPEGGYNKLIEGLLDGIETRTGADFFAEYKDRWHEIAEKLVYTGALDEYFGYKLGKLDWRTVSFKTRIEDTPNYQGNAVVNYTSHDQPYTRIIEHKHFEMFGADVYNVPKTVVSEEYSTEYKEGMEPYYPVNDERNNALAEKYRKLAAQEKDVMFGGRLAQYKYYDMAPVIEQVLDIDNF; encoded by the coding sequence ATGGAACATTTTGATTATCTCATCGTGGGGTCCGGACTTTTTGGGGCTACATTCGCCCATCAGGCAACAAAGGCCGGAAAACGCTGTCTCGTCATCGACAAGCGAGACCACCTTGGCGGTAACGTCTATTGCGAGAGCGTCGAGGGCATCAACGTCCACAAATACGGGGCACACATATTCCACACATCCAACAAGAAAGTCTGGGATTTTGTCAATTCAATCGTAGAATTCAACCGCTACACGAACAGTCCCGTCGCCAACTACAAAGGCAAGCTTTACAACCTGCCTTTCAACATGAACACGTTCTACCAGATGTGGGGCGTAACGACGTCGGCAGAGGCGCAGTCGAAAATCGAGGAGCAAAAGGCTGAAGCGACCGCCGCACTGAATGGCCGCGAGCCTGCGAATCTCGAGGAACAGGCGCTCACTCTCGTCGGGAAGGACATCTTCGAAAAGCTCATCAAGGAATACACCGAAAAGCAATGGGGACGCAGTTGCAAAGACCTTCCAGCATTCATCATCAAGCGGCTGCCTGTACGCTTCGTTTTCGACAACAACTACTTCAACGACAAATACCAAGGCATTCCCGAAGGCGGCTACAACAAGCTCATCGAAGGATTGCTGGATGGTATCGAAACGCGCACAGGCGCGGACTTCTTCGCCGAATACAAAGACCGCTGGCACGAAATTGCCGAAAAGCTCGTGTACACGGGAGCCCTGGACGAATATTTCGGCTATAAACTCGGCAAACTCGACTGGCGCACCGTCAGCTTCAAGACGCGTATCGAAGACACGCCGAACTATCAGGGAAACGCCGTCGTCAATTACACTTCGCACGACCAGCCTTATACACGCATTATCGAGCACAAGCATTTCGAGATGTTCGGCGCCGACGTCTACAACGTCCCCAAAACCGTCGTGTCGGAAGAATACTCCACCGAATACAAGGAAGGCATGGAGCCCTACTACCCGGTGAACGACGAACGCAACAACGCGCTTGCCGAAAAATACCGCAAACTCGCCGCACAGGAAAAAGATGTCATGTTCGGGGGCCGCCTCGCACAGTACAAGTATTACGACATGGCACCTGTAATCGAGCAGGTGTTGGACATCGATAATTTCTAG
- a CDS encoding phosphorylcholine transferase LicD codes for MAESLRQLQLKELELLKFFQKVCKENNIEYFALGGTLLGAIRHKGFIPWDDDIDVGIPRPDYERLCKILEGLPESSNIKFRSYKNSEDCIRYFGHIEDTTFKVVRHDKLKAEETFAWIDLFPLDAMPNNGLLRKLKVYEVLLLRAMYRFSCFDRLVDVNKKGRPLHERVLVWIGLHTPIQKLFDTKKCLARMERALTSTPYEKSDYLVNAMGAYKFREMFHKKYYGKGKMYPFEDTEICGPVDYDFVCTQLYGDYMTPPKADDRNHHALQTVNDDA; via the coding sequence ATGGCCGAATCGCTTAGACAGTTGCAGCTGAAAGAACTGGAACTCTTGAAGTTCTTTCAGAAGGTTTGCAAAGAAAACAATATTGAATACTTTGCCTTGGGCGGTACATTGCTTGGTGCAATCCGCCACAAGGGCTTTATTCCTTGGGACGACGATATCGATGTCGGTATTCCGCGTCCCGATTACGAACGCCTTTGCAAGATTTTGGAAGGCTTGCCGGAATCGAGCAACATCAAGTTCCGCTCGTATAAAAATTCCGAAGATTGCATCCGTTACTTTGGTCATATTGAAGACACGACTTTCAAGGTCGTGCGCCATGACAAGTTGAAGGCCGAAGAGACTTTTGCCTGGATTGACTTGTTCCCGCTGGATGCCATGCCGAACAATGGCCTGCTTCGCAAGCTGAAAGTCTATGAAGTTTTGTTGCTGCGCGCCATGTACCGTTTTTCTTGTTTTGACCGCTTGGTCGATGTGAACAAGAAAGGGCGTCCGCTGCACGAACGTGTTTTGGTGTGGATTGGGCTCCATACGCCTATCCAGAAACTATTTGATACCAAGAAATGCCTTGCCCGCATGGAACGCGCGCTGACGTCGACTCCGTACGAAAAGTCGGACTATCTGGTGAATGCCATGGGCGCCTACAAGTTCCGCGAGATGTTCCATAAAAAATATTATGGCAAGGGCAAGATGTATCCGTTTGAAGATACCGAAATTTGTGGCCCCGTAGATTATGACTTTGTCTGTACGCAGCTTTACGGCGACTACATGACGCCGCCTAAGGCTGATGACCGCAATCATCACGCTTTGCAGACGGTGAACGATGACGCCTAA
- a CDS encoding O-antigen ligase family protein, translated as MSYIVMLFFFGLLAYMFLTDAQGRFLALLMGTVLFPTTALFIKNPSISPQHIFLYAFFFIEFFKDRENFNKSLFGNLLLIPIGISIISYVFTAIYNSGIASKDMYYGIRDVIDGFGYIYAAIICGRKTDVFQLAQKLIPFVIVICIFGIAEILLGDNYPYKLIHSAFPYYEGDFNLNSTVSFIEHWRFRTCFTTKHPTAFGTLLMTLFLFYVPYFKRKCSEHKKIVLVLALLALNLYLCGSRTAMICVALGVGLYIYFKLKPFLKILVAGFVLFASSAILAVFLQNFQTNIEHGGSSLDFRERQLLFSIAAIYNSPIFGNGNKYTSHVIFAEDARASDSSGRDLGGLESIIFSLLIDRGFFGLFTHYLLLLWMFILLFRYRNRLKGINGGYALMAGGILFLTLSGTIGNSSSFLFLFTGLQLGYIAQYKQIAYENNTEVSDEDEVDEETESVGEELSDES; from the coding sequence ATGAGCTATATTGTCATGCTATTCTTCTTCGGGCTTTTGGCCTACATGTTCCTGACGGACGCCCAAGGAAGATTTCTAGCATTGCTTATGGGAACTGTACTTTTCCCGACTACAGCTCTCTTTATCAAGAACCCCTCTATTTCTCCGCAACATATTTTTCTATACGCGTTTTTTTTCATTGAATTTTTCAAGGATCGCGAAAATTTCAACAAAAGCCTTTTTGGGAACCTGCTGCTCATTCCAATCGGCATTAGCATTATCAGCTACGTGTTCACGGCCATCTACAACTCCGGTATCGCCTCCAAGGACATGTATTACGGCATTCGCGATGTTATCGACGGTTTCGGCTATATTTACGCGGCAATCATTTGCGGACGTAAAACAGACGTTTTTCAACTCGCTCAAAAACTGATTCCCTTCGTTATCGTCATCTGCATTTTTGGAATTGCAGAAATTCTTCTGGGCGACAACTACCCCTACAAATTAATCCATTCGGCATTTCCCTACTACGAAGGAGACTTTAATTTAAATTCCACCGTAAGTTTCATAGAGCATTGGCGATTCAGAACCTGCTTTACGACAAAGCACCCCACCGCTTTCGGAACTTTGCTCATGACCTTGTTCCTGTTCTACGTTCCCTATTTCAAAAGGAAATGTTCAGAGCATAAGAAAATCGTGCTAGTACTAGCCCTACTCGCATTGAACTTATATCTTTGCGGTTCAAGAACAGCAATGATTTGCGTAGCCCTTGGTGTAGGCCTTTACATTTACTTCAAACTTAAGCCTTTCCTGAAAATTCTAGTTGCGGGTTTTGTCCTTTTTGCCTCCTCCGCCATTCTCGCCGTATTCCTGCAGAATTTCCAGACCAATATAGAACACGGTGGATCTTCGCTCGACTTCAGAGAAAGGCAGCTTCTTTTCTCTATCGCAGCCATCTACAACTCCCCAATTTTTGGCAACGGGAACAAGTACACATCCCATGTCATTTTTGCTGAAGACGCACGAGCATCCGACAGTAGCGGCAGAGACTTGGGCGGGCTGGAATCTATCATTTTTTCGCTGCTCATCGATAGAGGTTTCTTCGGGTTGTTCACCCATTACTTGCTCCTATTATGGATGTTCATCCTGCTGTTCCGCTACAGGAATCGGCTGAAGGGGATCAACGGCGGTTACGCCTTAATGGCAGGCGGAATTTTGTTCCTGACGCTTTCCGGCACCATCGGAAACAGTTCTTCATTCCTGTTCCTGTTTACAGGCCTTCAGCTAGGCTACATCGCCCAATACAAGCAGATTGCCTACGAAAACAATACTGAAGTCAGCGACGAAGATGAAGTCGATGAAGAAACCGAATCCGTCGGCGAAGAACTTAGCGACGAATCTTAG
- a CDS encoding glycosyltransferase, whose amino-acid sequence MTPKVSIVIPVYNSAKYLCECLDSIVAQTFSDWEVVAVDDGSSDESPAILDGYAARDERFKVIHKVNGGVSAARNDGLDAARGEYVLFVDSDDWLSADALRALSEATSDGAVDVAIADHWLWKENGCESVHRFFANEFSTDSADVIRDIQRMVLYKGYSPFPSPSCSYMFSALWSKLIRRTLLVDNGIRFSGALKLYEDGLVALQVFEHAKTVAYKQEPVYHYRVLNNSLCHINEQRLVTDCANIVREIEAFIQANGNDVALRDAFMARVLFLTKKMALRSFFSKDAQGSFFGRFKAFKKIFATEPYCSAVKNAAKLKLCGNERTYGKLVGRGLFFATALMYELRTKIRR is encoded by the coding sequence ATGACGCCTAAAGTCAGCATTGTCATTCCGGTTTATAATTCCGCGAAGTATTTGTGCGAATGCCTGGATAGCATTGTCGCGCAAACATTTTCGGACTGGGAAGTTGTCGCTGTCGATGACGGAAGCTCGGACGAATCGCCGGCGATTCTTGACGGGTATGCCGCCCGCGATGAGCGCTTTAAGGTAATTCACAAGGTAAACGGTGGCGTGTCTGCAGCCCGAAACGACGGGCTGGATGCTGCACGCGGCGAATATGTCCTGTTCGTAGATTCAGACGACTGGCTGAGTGCGGACGCGCTGCGCGCGCTGTCTGAGGCGACTTCGGACGGTGCTGTAGATGTGGCCATTGCTGATCACTGGCTGTGGAAAGAAAACGGTTGCGAAAGCGTGCATCGTTTTTTTGCAAATGAATTTTCGACGGATTCCGCGGATGTAATTCGAGATATACAGCGAATGGTCTTGTATAAGGGCTATTCGCCGTTCCCTTCGCCAAGTTGTAGCTACATGTTTTCGGCGTTGTGGTCCAAACTGATTCGCCGCACGCTGCTTGTCGATAACGGAATCCGCTTTTCGGGCGCGTTGAAACTGTACGAAGACGGCTTGGTGGCCCTGCAGGTTTTTGAGCATGCCAAAACGGTTGCTTACAAGCAGGAGCCCGTTTATCATTACCGTGTTTTGAACAATTCGCTTTGCCACATCAATGAACAGCGGCTGGTAACAGACTGCGCCAATATTGTTCGCGAAATCGAAGCTTTTATCCAGGCTAATGGAAACGATGTGGCTTTGCGCGATGCTTTTATGGCCCGTGTTCTTTTCTTGACAAAAAAAATGGCTTTGCGCAGTTTCTTCAGCAAGGATGCCCAAGGTTCGTTCTTTGGCAGATTCAAGGCTTTCAAGAAAATTTTTGCGACGGAGCCGTATTGCTCGGCGGTAAAGAATGCCGCCAAGTTGAAACTCTGCGGCAACGAAAGGACCTATGGCAAGTTGGTTGGCCGCGGTCTGTTTTTTGCGACCGCTTTAATGTACGAATTGCGAACTAAGATTCGTCGCTAA
- a CDS encoding endonuclease/exonuclease/phosphatase family protein: MAKFLTVLAVLLICLQVPSLGSELSYASWNIRWESQEDIDGGNGWDKRRDPIANIIKFHDFDIIGFQEGSPPRLRDLMELLPDYEFIVSDTMEFNPIAIRKGMFTVADHGRFYLSKTPEKKSKSWDSKHARYCTWAKLKFGQDSLYIFNVHFDYHGKDAQAESAKLMNRKIFTMANKSPFIFAGDLNFIPGSKSYQNLDTRIMNDAKKIAEVSIAPNGSYNYFDPSKFSEWQFDHIFVAPGTKVKRFGILNETYYDGEKFRYPSDHSPLMIRFFIGGND; this comes from the coding sequence ATGGCTAAGTTCCTTACAGTTCTTGCGGTCCTGCTAATTTGCCTTCAAGTTCCTTCCCTCGGAAGCGAACTCAGCTACGCCTCTTGGAACATTCGCTGGGAAAGTCAAGAAGACATAGACGGAGGCAACGGGTGGGACAAGCGAAGGGACCCCATCGCCAATATCATCAAGTTTCACGATTTTGACATCATCGGTTTTCAAGAGGGCAGCCCTCCTCGCCTTAGGGACTTGATGGAGCTCCTCCCGGATTATGAATTCATTGTTTCCGACACCATGGAATTCAACCCCATCGCCATACGGAAAGGAATGTTCACCGTCGCAGATCACGGAAGGTTCTACCTCTCCAAAACGCCCGAAAAGAAAAGCAAAAGCTGGGATTCCAAACACGCCCGCTACTGCACCTGGGCAAAGCTCAAGTTCGGCCAGGACTCGTTATACATATTCAATGTACATTTCGACTATCATGGTAAAGACGCCCAGGCAGAAAGCGCAAAGCTGATGAACCGTAAAATTTTCACCATGGCAAACAAATCCCCGTTCATCTTTGCCGGCGACCTGAATTTCATTCCAGGTTCCAAATCTTACCAGAATTTAGACACGCGCATTATGAACGACGCAAAAAAAATTGCCGAAGTTTCAATCGCCCCCAACGGTAGCTACAATTACTTTGACCCATCAAAATTCAGCGAATGGCAATTCGATCATATCTTTGTCGCCCCCGGTACAAAAGTGAAACGTTTTGGCATTCTCAACGAGACCTATTACGACGGAGAAAAATTCCGCTACCCCTCCGATCACTCGCCCCTGATGATTCGCTTTTTCATTGGTGGCAACGATTAA
- a CDS encoding TDP-N-acetylfucosamine:lipid II N-acetylfucosaminyltransferase encodes MPILWSSWGYDIYSDKKNAKRRPVVLDLFKPLTRKALGPQQRTFKEKIKYALLKVGYKSSWQKHHDAFLKKISYLSVVLPEEFEMVKKNFNQLKFYPFRYVDKDNGALNHNILSPTKSILLGNSLDPANNHIDILQSLENLKVNCKVYIPISYPDVPGPYKKRLKEFAKRLQHVTPIFLEEFIPREKYFAIINECSIAFFGHIRQQAVGNILHMLCEGRKIFLYKDSIAYKHFCNAGAKIFSIENDLEPTIFDSVLDEDIQNKNRSVVYNEEYYETYIKQLQAFFDNLANSANEGG; translated from the coding sequence ATGCCTATCTTATGGAGTTCTTGGGGATACGACATTTATTCCGACAAGAAGAATGCCAAGCGCAGACCCGTAGTTCTAGACTTGTTCAAGCCGCTAACAAGAAAAGCTCTCGGACCGCAACAAAGAACTTTTAAAGAAAAAATAAAATACGCTCTTCTAAAAGTCGGGTATAAATCTTCGTGGCAAAAACATCACGATGCCTTCCTGAAAAAAATCTCGTACTTATCCGTCGTGCTGCCCGAAGAATTTGAAATGGTAAAAAAGAATTTCAATCAACTGAAATTCTATCCATTCCGATACGTCGATAAAGACAACGGCGCTCTCAATCACAACATTCTATCGCCCACAAAATCAATCCTTCTAGGGAACAGCCTTGACCCAGCAAACAACCATATTGACATTCTTCAATCACTAGAAAACCTAAAAGTCAATTGCAAGGTCTATATTCCGATCAGCTACCCGGACGTTCCCGGGCCCTATAAAAAAAGGCTAAAGGAATTCGCGAAGCGCCTCCAGCATGTCACGCCGATTTTCTTGGAAGAGTTCATTCCCAGAGAAAAATACTTTGCCATAATCAACGAATGTTCAATCGCATTCTTCGGCCATATCAGGCAACAAGCCGTCGGAAACATCCTTCACATGCTTTGCGAAGGGCGCAAAATTTTCCTATACAAAGATTCCATTGCATATAAGCATTTCTGCAATGCAGGCGCAAAAATCTTCTCTATCGAAAATGATTTAGAGCCAACTATTTTCGACAGCGTTCTTGACGAAGACATCCAGAATAAAAATAGATCTGTTGTTTACAACGAAGAATACTACGAGACCTACATCAAGCAACTTCAGGCTTTTTTTGACAATCTTGCGAATTCTGCAAATGAAGGTGGCTAG
- a CDS encoding glycosyltransferase translates to MSYSIIIPHYNLPALLERCLKSIPRRDDIQVVVVDDMSSEENRRKLMEMQGTFPNVQFVFCEKNGGGGAARNRGLDEAKGDYILFSDADDYFCKGFEFLLDKYSAQENDIVYFNANFVNTDTGEPAKIPNHVAEIINIYKKAPEKGEKLLRYYFGEPWCKMVRRSIIQENKIRFEETKVHNDTQYSYLVGFHAKKLAVCDHPIYNYTIREGSVSRIVSDDRLLTRVSVFARKNRFLQDNHVDFIDKMMLWPFKYCQKNHKNDVYKRCVAEAQKYGFDEKFIKKQLQRHRIKSFLFRVQRKICKILGVKIPQKNLAYS, encoded by the coding sequence ATGTCATATTCCATCATCATCCCCCACTACAATCTTCCGGCCTTATTGGAACGCTGCCTAAAAAGCATTCCTAGACGCGATGACATTCAGGTCGTAGTCGTCGATGATATGAGCAGCGAAGAAAACCGCCGAAAGCTCATGGAAATGCAGGGTACATTCCCGAACGTGCAATTTGTGTTTTGCGAAAAAAATGGCGGAGGGGGAGCAGCACGCAACCGAGGCCTCGACGAAGCCAAAGGTGACTATATCCTATTCTCCGATGCCGACGATTATTTTTGCAAAGGTTTCGAGTTTCTTCTGGACAAGTACAGTGCCCAAGAAAACGACATTGTCTATTTCAACGCAAACTTTGTCAACACCGACACCGGAGAACCTGCAAAGATTCCAAACCATGTAGCCGAAATCATCAACATATACAAAAAAGCTCCAGAAAAGGGCGAAAAACTTTTACGCTACTATTTTGGAGAGCCTTGGTGCAAGATGGTTCGACGCTCAATCATCCAAGAAAATAAAATCCGCTTCGAAGAAACCAAGGTTCACAACGACACGCAATACTCCTACCTTGTCGGTTTCCATGCAAAAAAATTGGCCGTTTGCGACCACCCCATTTACAATTACACCATCCGCGAAGGAAGCGTTTCAAGGATCGTTTCCGACGACAGGCTCCTGACACGCGTAAGCGTTTTTGCACGAAAGAACCGTTTTTTACAAGACAACCATGTGGATTTCATCGACAAAATGATGCTTTGGCCGTTCAAATATTGCCAAAAAAATCACAAAAACGATGTTTACAAGCGCTGTGTCGCAGAAGCCCAAAAATATGGTTTTGACGAGAAGTTCATAAAAAAGCAACTGCAACGGCATAGAATCAAGAGTTTTTTATTTAGAGTTCAGAGAAAAATTTGCAAAATACTGGGCGTTAAAATTCCACAAAAGAATCTTGCATATTCCTGA